Proteins encoded in a region of the Nitrospira sp. genome:
- a CDS encoding MBL fold metallo-hydrolase, with translation MTALIRKTFSVPPLGCNCSIIGDPVTKQAVVIDPGGTPERILQEVQRLGFTVSCILHTHAHLDHFLASSEIKRATGAAICLHQDDLELWKNLELQCRVFGVSYVPALPPDHWLADEEKVMVGQVAIVALHTPGHTPGSMSFHVPNDKLLLAGDTLFRGSIGRTDLWGGNFKAIEESIRERLYTLDEATTVVTGHGSDTEIGIEKESNQFVRV, from the coding sequence ATGACTGCCTTGATTCGGAAGACCTTTTCGGTTCCCCCCCTCGGTTGTAACTGCTCGATCATTGGTGATCCTGTCACGAAGCAGGCGGTCGTCATCGATCCTGGCGGCACACCGGAGCGAATCCTCCAGGAAGTGCAGCGGCTGGGTTTCACCGTCAGCTGTATTCTTCATACGCATGCCCATCTTGATCACTTTCTGGCTTCCAGCGAAATCAAACGTGCGACCGGTGCGGCGATTTGCTTGCACCAGGATGATCTCGAACTATGGAAGAACCTCGAACTCCAATGTCGGGTCTTTGGAGTCTCGTATGTACCGGCCCTGCCTCCGGACCATTGGCTTGCCGATGAAGAGAAGGTGATGGTGGGGCAAGTGGCGATCGTGGCGCTCCATACCCCGGGCCACACACCTGGATCGATGAGTTTTCATGTGCCGAACGATAAACTTCTGTTGGCCGGGGACACGCTCTTCCGGGGAAGTATCGGCCGGACAGACTTGTGGGGCGGCAATTTCAAAGCCATTGAGGAGTCTATCCGCGAACGGCTCTATACCCTCGACGAGGCGACGACTGTCGTGACCGGTCATGGATCGGACACCGAAATTGGTATCGAAAAGGAATCGAATCAGTTTGTCCGTGTGTGA
- a CDS encoding penicillin-binding protein activator codes for MVAIALALTLGVALMPTQSGKAEAADPAKVLPPNPPVLNQAKHLIEKGDPESAVTVLRRFLTTTPPPEHLDDTYLLLGAALYGMKDYGEALRYLNQLQTEFPESDLMDRGKLMMARIHAAMGNLDLALPLLAQVRTTAPDDATKREAQQLTAEALAQKKDYVRAIHTLLEGMAGSSDAQMAETREQIRQFITEKLDKKGLIRVRDAYPRSYPGDLASLRLIDYYVGRNEDHLAERETRHFLAAFPAHPSVPKASETLELIKSRLKANQYFIAAILPLSGPLSAFANDVLEGIQLAVERAREQPGTPSIGLIVKDHDADRQGFLDDLSALLNDDRPLVVIGPMLSKNLPAMAEMAQKTRIPLITPTATLPNVRRLGNYLFSTSLTYAMQAERIATYAAKEQGYRRFCILHPDTLYGRELARLFAQEVHRLDGEIISIEMFKEGETDFGPQIQRLKAEDLKKYGLAVPVDAPQQPGKPLRRNEKRVLYTPGFDAIFIPSRSHEIGLLAAQLAFHDIKVQLLGTNGWNSQDFARTADRTVDGATFVDGFFVDSPNPVVQEFVQRYRKRFQSTPSLFTMQGYDAARVVIEGIRYGATSGEALHDFLMTQRNLPTLAGPAGFGPDGTLQRPLFLLQVKQGKFVQLD; via the coding sequence ATGGTCGCCATCGCTCTTGCGCTGACGCTCGGCGTCGCCCTCATGCCGACTCAATCGGGAAAGGCAGAGGCGGCAGATCCCGCGAAAGTCCTTCCTCCGAATCCCCCGGTTTTGAATCAGGCCAAACACCTGATCGAGAAAGGCGATCCGGAATCAGCCGTCACGGTCCTGCGTCGATTCTTGACGACCACTCCCCCGCCTGAACACCTCGATGATACCTACCTGCTGCTGGGCGCCGCGCTGTACGGGATGAAGGACTATGGAGAGGCGCTCCGCTACCTGAACCAACTTCAGACGGAGTTTCCCGAATCGGACCTCATGGACCGGGGCAAGCTCATGATGGCCCGCATCCATGCCGCTATGGGGAATCTCGACCTGGCGTTGCCGTTGCTGGCGCAAGTACGGACAACGGCACCCGACGACGCAACCAAACGTGAGGCGCAGCAGCTGACGGCCGAGGCATTAGCTCAGAAAAAGGACTATGTCCGTGCCATCCATACCTTGCTGGAGGGAATGGCCGGCAGCTCCGATGCACAGATGGCGGAGACACGGGAGCAGATTCGCCAATTCATCACGGAAAAGTTGGACAAAAAAGGATTGATCCGTGTGCGTGATGCCTATCCTCGTTCATATCCCGGCGATCTCGCGTCTCTTCGACTGATCGATTACTACGTTGGACGAAACGAAGACCACTTGGCAGAACGGGAGACCCGACATTTTCTCGCTGCGTTTCCCGCTCATCCTTCCGTCCCGAAGGCAAGCGAAACGCTGGAACTCATCAAGTCGAGGTTGAAGGCGAACCAGTATTTTATCGCGGCCATCCTTCCGTTGTCGGGACCATTGTCCGCTTTCGCCAACGACGTCCTGGAGGGAATTCAGTTGGCAGTGGAGCGAGCTCGGGAGCAGCCGGGAACTCCATCCATTGGATTGATCGTGAAGGATCATGATGCAGACCGGCAGGGCTTTTTGGACGATCTCTCGGCGCTGCTCAACGACGACCGTCCGCTCGTCGTCATCGGGCCGATGCTGTCAAAAAACCTTCCCGCCATGGCCGAAATGGCGCAAAAGACCAGGATCCCGTTGATTACACCGACGGCCACACTTCCCAATGTCCGCCGGTTGGGGAACTATCTTTTCAGCACGTCGTTGACGTATGCCATGCAAGCCGAGCGCATCGCGACTTATGCGGCGAAAGAACAGGGTTATCGCCGGTTCTGCATTCTCCACCCCGACACCCTCTATGGGCGAGAACTTGCCCGTCTCTTCGCGCAGGAGGTGCACCGGCTGGACGGTGAGATCATCTCCATCGAAATGTTCAAGGAAGGGGAAACGGATTTTGGTCCGCAGATCCAACGGCTCAAGGCCGAGGACCTGAAAAAGTATGGGCTGGCGGTTCCGGTCGACGCGCCGCAACAGCCCGGCAAACCGCTCCGCCGAAACGAAAAGCGTGTTCTGTATACTCCGGGGTTTGACGCGATCTTCATCCCCAGCCGTTCACACGAGATCGGACTCCTCGCCGCACAGCTGGCGTTTCATGACATCAAAGTCCAGCTGCTGGGTACCAACGGGTGGAACTCTCAGGACTTTGCCCGCACCGCCGATCGGACAGTCGACGGCGCAACATTCGTGGATGGTTTTTTTGTCGACAGCCCGAATCCCGTTGTGCAGGAGTTCGTGCAGCGGTACCGTAAGCGCTTTCAATCAACCCCGTCGCTCTTCACCATGCAAGGCTATGATGCAGCCAGAGTGGTCATCGAAGGAATCCGCTACGGGGCAACCTCCGGCGAAGCGCTTCACGACTTCCTCATGACCCAACGCAATTTGCCGACTCTCGCCGGGCCTGCCGGTTTCGGACCAGACGGCACCCTGCAGCGACCGCTCTTTCTTCTGCAGGTGAAACAGGGTAAGTTTGTGCAGTTGGATTGA
- the trpS gene encoding tryptophan--tRNA ligase produces the protein MTTARRRVLSGMQPSGLMHLGNYLGALENWKALQEQYDCYFFVADWHALSTNYADTSRIRTFVREMLIDWLAGGIDPDRSTIFIQSRIPEHAILYLLLSMMTPISWLERNPTYKEKQEEIKEKDLTTYGFLGYPVLQAADILLYKPDFVPVGKDQLPHLELTRELARRFNDIYKTAVFPEPKEHLTKFPKVVGTDGRKMSKSYNNTINLSDTEPVVRQKLKTMVTDPARVRRTDPGNPDLCPVYEFHKIYSPQAIQDQINVDCRTAAIGCIDCKKLVADRMVEQLTPIWDARTKLTQHPSRVEEIVEAGSKRAAAVAGATLHEVNEAMKI, from the coding sequence ATGACCACAGCACGCAGACGAGTACTCAGCGGCATGCAGCCCAGCGGCCTCATGCATCTCGGAAACTATCTCGGTGCCTTAGAAAATTGGAAGGCATTGCAGGAACAGTATGACTGCTACTTCTTCGTCGCCGATTGGCACGCGTTGTCGACGAATTATGCCGACACCAGCCGCATCCGTACGTTCGTGCGTGAGATGCTGATCGATTGGCTGGCCGGCGGCATCGATCCTGACCGTTCCACGATTTTCATCCAGTCTCGTATTCCCGAACATGCTATCCTCTACCTCCTGCTCTCGATGATGACGCCCATCTCGTGGCTCGAGCGCAACCCGACCTACAAGGAAAAACAAGAAGAGATTAAGGAGAAGGACCTTACTACCTATGGTTTTCTCGGCTACCCAGTCCTGCAGGCCGCCGACATTCTCTTATACAAACCCGATTTTGTTCCGGTGGGAAAAGATCAACTGCCACATCTGGAGCTGACGAGAGAGCTCGCCCGGCGGTTCAATGACATTTACAAAACAGCCGTATTTCCCGAGCCGAAGGAACACTTGACCAAGTTTCCCAAGGTGGTTGGCACCGACGGCAGAAAAATGAGCAAGAGTTACAATAATACGATCAACCTGTCGGACACCGAGCCGGTGGTCCGGCAAAAGCTCAAGACCATGGTGACCGATCCAGCCCGTGTGAGACGCACCGACCCAGGTAATCCCGATCTCTGTCCCGTCTACGAATTCCATAAGATCTATTCTCCACAGGCGATTCAAGACCAGATCAATGTAGATTGCCGGACCGCCGCCATCGGCTGTATCGATTGCAAGAAACTCGTGGCGGACCGCATGGTGGAACAGTTGACGCCGATCTGGGACGCACGCACGAAATTGACTCAACATCCATCCCGCGTTGAAGAAATCGTCGAGGCCGGCAGCAAACGAGCGGCCGCTGTCGCCGGTGCGACCCTGCATGAAGTCAACGAAGCCATGAAGATTTAG
- the vapB gene encoding type II toxin-antitoxin system VapB family antitoxin, translated as MAYIHYGRIMVATRKKTKLFMSGNSQAVRIPREFQLEGGEVEIQRRGNTLVIRQKKQTWQPLTDSLTMFTDDFMGEGRQQPPIQKRKRPFA; from the coding sequence ATGGCGTATATACATTATGGGAGGATTATGGTGGCGACGAGGAAGAAAACGAAGCTGTTTATGAGCGGCAACAGCCAGGCTGTACGAATCCCCCGCGAGTTTCAGTTGGAGGGTGGCGAGGTCGAGATTCAGCGCCGAGGCAATACGCTCGTCATTCGCCAAAAGAAACAGACGTGGCAGCCGCTCACCGATAGCCTCACCATGTTTACTGACGACTTCATGGGGGAGGGCAGGCAACAGCCTCCGATCCAGAAACGAAAGCGCCCCTTTGCATGA
- a CDS encoding type II toxin-antitoxin system VapC family toxin, with protein sequence MKRMLDTNICIYLIKQQPPSIIERFLSHPVGDIGISSITVAELAYGVSKSRHSSRNRHALEQFLAPLQVAGFDQAAAWSYGRLRGQLEAKGTPIGSMDMLIAAHALSLGVRLVSNNLREFQYVPGLRLDNWV encoded by the coding sequence ATGAAGCGGATGCTGGATACCAACATCTGCATTTACCTCATCAAACAGCAGCCTCCCTCCATTATCGAGCGCTTCCTGTCGCACCCTGTCGGCGACATCGGGATTTCCAGCATCACGGTAGCTGAATTGGCTTATGGAGTCAGCAAGAGCCGTCATTCGTCCAGGAATCGCCATGCCCTTGAGCAGTTTCTTGCTCCGCTCCAGGTCGCTGGGTTTGACCAGGCTGCAGCCTGGTCATATGGTCGCTTGCGTGGGCAACTTGAGGCAAAGGGGACCCCGATTGGCTCGATGGACATGCTCATTGCTGCCCATGCATTGAGCCTTGGGGTTCGGCTCGTTAGCAACAACCTCAGGGAGTTTCAGTATGTTCCTGGCCTGCGGCTGGACAATTGGGTGTGA
- a CDS encoding DUF5069 domain-containing protein — MTTARYPRSPKVLLGGIAHLGRFIDKIRLRNAGQIQDYNYITVGFDKYLADFLGIDPKAFEQRVLAGGTDEELIAWVKVNGRKPSEQEIAQWSQALLASGPKDDAARQRFRGRLEDIATKRGVPVSSLPPVTTWADVIELDEGRL, encoded by the coding sequence ATGACGACAGCAAGATATCCTCGCAGTCCAAAAGTCTTACTCGGCGGCATTGCTCACCTCGGGCGTTTTATCGACAAGATTCGCCTGCGTAATGCTGGACAGATTCAAGATTACAACTACATCACGGTCGGGTTCGATAAATATCTGGCCGATTTTCTCGGGATTGATCCCAAGGCGTTTGAGCAGCGCGTATTAGCCGGTGGGACTGATGAGGAGCTGATTGCCTGGGTGAAGGTCAACGGCCGCAAGCCATCTGAGCAGGAAATCGCGCAATGGTCCCAGGCTCTCCTCGCTTCCGGTCCGAAAGACGATGCAGCTCGTCAGCGGTTCCGAGGCCGCCTGGAGGATATCGCGACCAAACGTGGTGTGCCGGTTAGTTCTCTTCCACCTGTGACCACCTGGGCTGACGTGATTGAACTTGATGAAGGTCGACTGTAA
- a CDS encoding site-2 protease family protein: MNSLSQILHTISYMGLPLLFAMVLHEYAHGWMAEKCGDSTAKREGRLTINPLAHIDPFGTVILPLICLMLPGSFLFGWAKPVPIDPRNMHQPRRDMALTAAAGPGMNLLLAVASALLLALLLTFEPTLSLRKTAEADASSGFFATMFLRPIAVMSLYSVMINVFLALFNLLPIPPLDGGRILTSLLPPKPAMTLARLEPYGMLILVGLIVFDKELGIIHTITGTFAKSLSGTILSTALSLRPGVAE, from the coding sequence ATGAATTCTCTCTCACAGATCCTGCACACGATCTCGTATATGGGGCTCCCCTTGTTGTTCGCGATGGTGCTCCATGAATATGCGCATGGATGGATGGCTGAGAAATGCGGCGATTCGACCGCAAAACGTGAGGGACGGCTCACCATCAATCCGTTGGCCCATATCGACCCGTTCGGAACCGTCATCTTACCGCTGATCTGTTTGATGCTGCCCGGGAGCTTTCTGTTCGGATGGGCCAAGCCGGTTCCGATTGATCCTCGGAACATGCACCAGCCTCGGCGCGACATGGCGCTCACGGCTGCTGCCGGACCCGGGATGAATCTATTGCTCGCCGTCGCGAGTGCCTTGCTGCTGGCATTGCTCCTCACGTTCGAACCAACGTTGTCGCTCCGTAAGACTGCAGAAGCAGATGCTTCTTCAGGCTTTTTTGCGACCATGTTTCTGCGCCCGATCGCCGTCATGTCGCTGTATTCCGTGATGATCAATGTGTTTCTCGCATTATTCAACCTGCTTCCGATCCCGCCGCTCGACGGGGGCCGAATCCTGACGTCGTTGCTCCCTCCCAAGCCGGCCATGACCTTGGCACGATTGGAACCCTATGGGATGCTCATCCTGGTGGGGCTCATCGTGTTCGACAAAGAACTTGGCATTATCCATACGATCACCGGGACCTTCGCCAAGAGTCTATCCGGTACGATCTTGTCGACCGCGCTCAGCCTCCGTCCAGGAGTCGCAGAATGA
- a CDS encoding AAA family ATPase → MALSTSVHDLRTLIRSSHPLVVIETVEEERVLALLQSVTAQERMPLFEWSITRGLTRADEGLTLSKLTATPLAVLQHLHGLTVEAVFWLKDLGPHLQDPAVCRQLREVAVVYSRSRATCLLTGQPITLPLELDRIAVRLDLKLPDRDELRSMLRGLLQSLGPRTTAHPRSTTLAQSILSSISYTKTAENSLSSKDSDAILRALQGLTLHQARQVVAQCLVEDGTLSVEDIQTILKRKVQAIKDGGLLEYYPLEDNRFELGGFINLKAWLERAQVGFTAEAKSLNLTPPRGIMLVGVPGCGKSLAAKAIAREWKLPLLKLDAGRLFDKFVGESEKNFRKAIEMAESLSPIVLWIDEIEKAMVAGGGSGGADAGLSRRLFGAFLTWLQEKQQDVFVVATANDLSSLPPELLRKGRFDEIFFVDLPGNVEREAIWKIHLSLRKQESKKFDLGKIVSASAGFSGSEIEQAVVAALYRALHQKTPLTTDLLIEELTHTVPLSVTRREDIDALRQTAEGRFVNVR, encoded by the coding sequence ATGGCTTTGTCGACCAGCGTGCACGATCTCCGCACCCTGATCCGCTCCTCTCATCCTCTCGTCGTCATTGAAACGGTGGAGGAGGAGCGAGTTCTGGCCTTACTACAGTCGGTGACCGCGCAGGAGCGCATGCCGCTCTTCGAGTGGTCCATCACCCGAGGACTCACGCGCGCAGACGAAGGCTTGACGCTCAGTAAACTGACCGCGACCCCCTTGGCAGTCCTCCAGCATCTTCATGGCCTGACAGTCGAAGCGGTGTTTTGGCTCAAGGATCTTGGGCCACATCTGCAAGATCCTGCTGTCTGCCGACAACTTCGTGAGGTTGCAGTCGTCTACAGCCGATCACGAGCCACCTGCCTGTTGACCGGCCAACCGATCACCCTGCCGCTGGAACTCGACAGAATTGCGGTGCGACTCGATCTGAAACTGCCGGATCGAGACGAACTGCGGTCGATGTTGCGCGGCTTGCTCCAATCGTTGGGACCTCGAACAACCGCTCATCCACGGTCCACGACTCTCGCACAAAGCATTCTCAGTTCGATCAGCTATACCAAGACAGCTGAGAACAGCCTCTCGTCTAAAGATTCCGACGCCATCCTCCGTGCTCTCCAGGGCTTAACGCTCCATCAAGCGCGTCAGGTCGTGGCTCAGTGCCTCGTCGAGGACGGCACGCTCTCTGTCGAGGACATACAAACCATCTTGAAGCGCAAAGTGCAGGCGATCAAGGACGGCGGCCTTTTGGAATACTATCCCTTGGAGGATAATCGGTTTGAGCTGGGAGGCTTCATCAATCTGAAGGCCTGGCTCGAGCGCGCCCAAGTCGGGTTTACCGCCGAAGCCAAGTCTCTCAATCTCACCCCGCCTCGGGGCATCATGTTGGTCGGCGTGCCAGGCTGCGGCAAATCACTCGCAGCAAAAGCGATCGCGCGGGAATGGAAACTCCCGCTCCTGAAGCTCGATGCCGGCCGGCTCTTCGACAAATTCGTCGGCGAATCGGAAAAGAATTTTCGCAAGGCGATTGAGATGGCCGAATCCTTATCCCCAATCGTCCTCTGGATCGATGAAATCGAGAAAGCGATGGTCGCAGGCGGAGGAAGCGGCGGGGCGGACGCGGGGTTGAGCCGACGCCTCTTTGGTGCCTTTCTCACGTGGCTGCAGGAAAAGCAGCAGGATGTGTTTGTGGTCGCCACGGCCAACGATCTGTCGTCGCTGCCCCCCGAACTCCTGCGCAAAGGACGGTTCGATGAAATTTTTTTCGTCGATCTACCGGGCAATGTTGAACGAGAAGCCATCTGGAAGATTCACCTGAGCCTTCGGAAGCAGGAGAGCAAAAAGTTCGACCTCGGCAAGATCGTCAGTGCAAGCGCCGGCTTCAGCGGGTCGGAAATCGAGCAAGCGGTGGTCGCGGCCCTCTATCGAGCACTGCACCAAAAGACCCCGCTGACGACCGACCTACTCATTGAAGAATTGACCCACACGGTGCCGCTCTCCGTCACGCGACGTGAAGACATCGATGCACTCCGACAGACAGCCGAAGGCCGATTTGTGAACGTGCGGTAA
- a CDS encoding GIY-YIG nuclease family protein, whose product MIYFIKNIVNGQIKIGYTDKPNKRLAELQTGSTDKLVLIRAIEGDKTAEAELHSRFAVHRLQGEWFAPVQDLLDFITGQTDKSLVGKFFHSFKDGKICWQGYIVADQADGYYLVQLFEWVLGDPSVQKVIHLGQMADWDFYGSTDEMYEAYERRTGCPSKPLFRSIKDAPDSKGA is encoded by the coding sequence ATGATCTACTTTATCAAGAACATCGTCAACGGCCAGATCAAGATTGGGTATACCGACAAGCCGAATAAACGACTCGCCGAGTTACAGACCGGCTCCACGGATAAGCTAGTGCTGATCCGAGCAATTGAAGGAGACAAGACGGCGGAGGCAGAGCTTCACAGCAGATTCGCTGTCCACCGCCTCCAGGGTGAGTGGTTTGCGCCTGTCCAGGACCTTCTGGATTTCATCACCGGGCAGACCGACAAGTCGCTTGTGGGCAAGTTCTTTCACAGCTTCAAGGACGGGAAAATCTGTTGGCAGGGCTACATCGTCGCTGATCAGGCCGATGGCTACTACCTGGTCCAGCTGTTCGAGTGGGTGCTCGGTGACCCGTCCGTGCAGAAGGTGATTCACCTCGGCCAAATGGCCGACTGGGATTTCTACGGTTCCACTGACGAAATGTATGAAGCGTATGAGCGAAGAACAGGATGTCCCAGCAAGCCGCTGTTCCGGTCGATCAAAGATGCTCCTGACTCGAAGGGAGCTTGA
- a CDS encoding glycosyltransferase family 4 protein: MKIAQLVHLSVSVPPDKYGGTERVVFHLVEELVRLGHDVTLFASGDSTTSAKLVPMCDRALTHTLFINRDAIMTQMLEQVWNLSHQFDIIHSHLDFVGFPLARRSEVPVITTVHGHLGAPELAKVYREFWEIPVVSVSYAQRALFRYNNWKANVYHGLPVDLYRFHSKPQKYLAFMGRMSPEKSPEVAIRIAQQLGMPLRMAAKVDPVDREYFETEIATHLTHPLIQFIGEISDREKGAFLGNASAVLCPHRPESFGLVLIEALACGTPVVTYRHGSYPELIDHETTGFLCRDEQEMVQAARRVDEIDRRRCRKTFEERFTAERMAKEYVQLYERMLQEASMSESFSSDE; this comes from the coding sequence ATGAAGATCGCTCAACTGGTCCACCTAAGCGTGAGTGTGCCTCCCGATAAGTATGGGGGGACGGAACGAGTGGTCTTCCACCTCGTGGAAGAGCTGGTCCGGCTCGGTCATGACGTCACCCTGTTTGCCAGCGGTGATTCGACCACGAGCGCGAAGCTCGTCCCCATGTGCGACCGCGCACTCACCCACACGCTGTTCATCAATAGAGACGCTATCATGACGCAGATGCTGGAACAGGTGTGGAACCTGTCCCATCAGTTCGACATTATCCATTCTCATCTGGACTTCGTGGGATTTCCTCTTGCCCGCCGGTCCGAGGTCCCTGTCATTACCACGGTCCATGGACACCTGGGAGCGCCGGAACTAGCGAAGGTCTATCGCGAATTCTGGGAGATTCCTGTGGTCTCCGTTTCGTATGCGCAGCGAGCACTCTTTCGCTACAACAACTGGAAAGCGAACGTGTACCACGGGCTCCCGGTGGATCTCTATCGATTTCACTCAAAACCTCAGAAGTACCTTGCGTTCATGGGCAGGATGTCGCCGGAGAAATCGCCGGAGGTGGCGATCCGGATCGCCCAACAATTGGGCATGCCGTTGCGGATGGCCGCCAAGGTGGACCCGGTCGATCGTGAATATTTTGAGACCGAGATCGCCACTCACCTGACTCATCCGCTCATCCAGTTCATCGGAGAAATCAGCGATCGTGAAAAAGGCGCATTTCTGGGGAATGCGAGCGCAGTGCTGTGCCCCCATCGACCTGAGTCGTTCGGCTTGGTGTTGATCGAAGCATTGGCCTGTGGCACTCCAGTGGTAACCTATCGACATGGATCGTATCCGGAGCTGATCGACCATGAGACGACGGGATTTCTCTGTCGAGATGAGCAAGAGATGGTGCAAGCCGCCCGCCGCGTCGACGAGATCGATCGACGTCGATGCCGCAAAACCTTCGAGGAACGATTCACGGCCGAGCGCATGGCGAAAGAGTATGTACAACTGTACGAACGAATGCTCCAGGAAGCGTCGATGAGCGAATCCTTCTCTTCGGACGAATGA
- a CDS encoding type II toxin-antitoxin system VapB family antitoxin — MNIAIDSSLIRQAMQVTGLSTRKAVVEEGLRLLIKLRGQEGVRRLKGKIPLAENVRELDI; from the coding sequence ATGAATATCGCAATTGACAGCAGTCTCATACGGCAGGCGATGCAAGTGACTGGGCTCTCGACTCGGAAAGCCGTGGTCGAGGAGGGCCTTCGCTTGCTCATCAAACTGAGAGGACAAGAAGGAGTTCGACGTTTGAAAGGAAAAATCCCTCTTGCGGAGAATGTGCGTGAGTTGGACATCTGA
- a CDS encoding type VI secretion system tube protein Hcp, which produces MAAVDYFLKVDGIEGESNALKHKGEIQLDSWSFGGTQAGGEHFTGGGGRGKFSAQDFHFTMKLSKASPKLFQACAIGEHFKDATLVTRGTGEGQQEYYWIRFSDCLVSSYQQGGAAGSDLLPSDQASLSFGKIEIEYTEQKADGSLGAVVKGGYDLKANRLI; this is translated from the coding sequence ATGGCGGCTGTTGATTATTTCCTTAAGGTCGACGGGATTGAGGGCGAGAGTAATGCGTTGAAGCATAAGGGGGAAATCCAACTGGATTCTTGGTCTTTTGGAGGAACGCAAGCGGGTGGCGAGCATTTCACTGGTGGTGGAGGTCGAGGTAAATTCTCGGCCCAAGATTTTCATTTCACGATGAAGCTCAGCAAGGCCTCGCCAAAGCTCTTTCAAGCCTGTGCCATCGGTGAACACTTTAAAGACGCCACGCTTGTCACGAGAGGGACGGGTGAGGGACAGCAGGAGTACTACTGGATCAGGTTCAGCGACTGTCTGGTGTCTTCGTATCAGCAGGGTGGTGCCGCTGGATCGGATCTCCTTCCGTCGGATCAGGCGTCGTTGAGCTTCGGGAAGATTGAGATTGAGTACACCGAGCAGAAGGCGGATGGGTCGCTCGGAGCGGTTGTGAAGGGTGGCTATGACTTGAAGGCAAACAGGCTTATCTAG
- a CDS encoding bifunctional nuclease family protein produces the protein MASCKLVTLVALLWSVSVYSVVRGEEPFRSHSDLVKIAEVTVRMSDHGPVVLLQAEGRTIPIFVDLTVALSIQSALSGEKLPRPMTHDLMHTILNAYGGKVTQTVITLKDGTYYGALTVAFKDQVKVFDSRSSDSLALAVHFKAPILVGRDLLESVGKVSEKEKNAEL, from the coding sequence ATGGCTTCATGCAAGTTGGTGACTCTCGTTGCGCTACTCTGGTCGGTGTCGGTTTATTCTGTCGTCCGGGGCGAAGAACCCTTCCGTTCTCATTCTGATCTCGTGAAAATTGCCGAGGTGACGGTCCGTATGTCGGACCATGGTCCGGTGGTGCTACTGCAGGCCGAAGGTCGGACGATCCCGATTTTTGTCGACCTCACAGTGGCGCTATCGATTCAGAGTGCCCTGAGCGGGGAAAAGCTGCCTCGCCCAATGACGCACGACCTCATGCACACGATCCTGAACGCTTACGGTGGAAAGGTGACGCAGACGGTTATCACGCTGAAGGACGGTACATACTATGGGGCGTTGACTGTGGCATTCAAGGACCAGGTCAAGGTGTTTGACAGCAGGTCATCCGACTCTCTCGCACTGGCCGTGCACTTCAAGGCGCCGATTCTCGTGGGGCGTGATTTACTGGAATCAGTCGGGAAGGTGTCGGAAAAGGAAAAGAACGCGGAGCTGTAA